The window AGTGGTATATTCTGATGTGTCCTTTATATTTGTATGTTGGGTGTgcttttatttataaaaaaaaaaattacttattacagcattttttttatatataaaaaaagtgatatattaattaaaaaagctTTGAATatacattttcaaataaatttaacccattcattaataatttaattgttttaaatgacaataataatttaataagaGACAAGATGTAAGAAATATAATATtctctttaaatttatataaataataataccATAATAATTAGAGATAATTTCATCTCTAAAACAAAGAACCTACAACAtaacaaacaagaaaagaaatacataaacTAAACTAAATAATAAGAATCACATGGCATTGCAATCCGCCGGCTGGAAAGAAACGGCCAAGTTCTTGATATCATAACCAACCAAGAAGTTGCTCTGTGCAATGTTGCCATAGATAAAGATATTGTCATCCGAAAAAGCCCCGAAGGCCAAGCAAATAGTGTCTTCTGACAACCTAATGAACATGTTTTCTCGTTGGAGTGGCACATCTGCGCCTTCAAAGTGCATAGTAACCGATGGGACTTCATAGTCGTCGGTGGTGGTCGAGAAGCAATAATCCAAAAATTGGCTCGGGTCTTCCGCACGCGGAAGGTTTATGGAGTCGGCAATTGCCGAGCCAAAGTTGCTCATTAAATCGGATGGGAGGTAAGTAAGCGTCGTGCCAGAGTCGATAATGATATTCGCTTCTCCACCCAATTTTGAGGAGACTTCTGGGAAATCAAATTTGTTGTCCCCTACACTCACAGCTTCTAGCTTGAGCGAGTAGAAAGTTTTGTACTGATCTGTTAAACATATGAATAAAAGATCAATACAAGTATATACAAATTTAAATAAGGACAAAAATGAGGATTTTAGAAGTATGTTTACCGCTAGTATAAATAGGGGTTGAGACGGCGCCAGAGCCAGACACATCGGCATTGGAACCAAAGTTAAGTTTGGTGGAGTCCTCCATAGAAGCGTTACCGATCGGCATTAAACAATAAGAGAATTTTCCACCGGTAGCGGGACCCAACTGTGTGACAAGTGAAGCCGGACCACGGCCGAGACCAACAATGCCAGAAACATTGGCATTGAACGTACCAGCATTGTCATGGCCACAACCAATAACAGTACGAGGAAACGCCACGGGACGGCCAGAGGTGGACTGCATAGTAACGGTATCAACGGCAAGGTTTCCATCGCTGTGGGACTTATCGCCGTAAGCAATCGAGTATAAACACTCAGAATCATC is drawn from Cucumis melo cultivar AY chromosome 11, USDA_Cmelo_AY_1.0, whole genome shotgun sequence and contains these coding sequences:
- the LOC107991689 gene encoding aspartic proteinase CDR1-like, which produces MAPIFSILFLISTAVFSATTARDYGFTVELIHRDSTKSPMYNSSETHYDRIANALRRSINRNKAVLTSDTAEAPIYNNGGEYLVEISIGTPPFSILAVADTGSDVIWTQCEPCSNCYQQSAPMFDPSKSATYKNVPCSSPVCSYSGDGSSCSDDSECLYSIAYGDKSHSDGNLAVDTVTMQSTSGRPVAFPRTVIGCGHDNAGTFNANVSGIVGLGRGPASLVTQLGPATGGKFSYCLMPIGNASMEDSTKLNFGSNADVSGSGAVSTPIYTSDQYKTFYSLKLEAVSVGDNKFDFPEVSSKLGGEANIIIDSGTTLTYLPSDLMSNFGSAIADSINLPRAEDPSQFLDYCFSTTTDDYEVPSVTMHFEGADVPLQRENMFIRLSEDTICLAFGAFSDDNIFIYGNIAQSNFLVGYDIKNLAVSFQPADCNAM